The following is a genomic window from Methylomarinum vadi.
CGTCTCCTTGCCATTGCGGGTTTCGCACAGGTCGGCGCAAATTTGCAGAATGTTCAGGCAACGGCGGGCATCGCCGTCGGCGGCTTTGGCGATCAATTCCAGAATTTCGTCGCTGACGGCCAGTGCTTTATTACCCAGACCCCTCTCGGGATCGTTCAGCGCGTTGGTCAGCAAACCTTTCAAGGCAATAAATTCCAGGCTTCTGAGTACGTAAACTCGTAATCTCGACAATAACGCGTTATTCAGTTCGAAAGAGGGATTTTCGGTGGTGGCGCCGAACAGCTTAATCGAACCATCCTCGATGGGCCCCAACAAAGAATCCTGCTGACTCTTCGAAAAACGGTGAATCTCGTCGATAAATAAAATCGTATCGATACCCCGAGAGGCTTTCAGGTTTCGGGCGTCGTTGACGGCGGCGCGAATTTCCTTGACGCCGGCCAGGACCGCGGACAATTCGATCAGGTGGGCATGGGAGGTACGCGCGATGATTTTGGCCAGCGTGGTTTTTCCGACACCGGGCGGGCCCCAGAAAATTAAGGAATGTATCTTACCGCTGTCGATCGCTGCCCGTAATGATTTTCCCGGAGTTAGCAGATGATCCTGGCCGATGAATTCATCGATACTAGTAGGGCGCATGCGTGAGGCAAGGGGAGCGAATTCATCGACTGGATCGGAAAACAAGTCGTTCATTTAAGGAATCGGGTTCAGTGAAGGTTTCTATTGGCTTGGCTAAACAAGGAGTATTACGGCGAAAAAGTGACTTCGGCTGTATCATCCCTGCATGGTATAGGTCAATTTGTTACGATAATGTAAATAGTTAGAAAAAAAACTGCTTTTTCTATAAAATTGCACACATTTTATTAATTCCGAAGCACAATTCCATGGATTTAAAATTTCTCGATTTTGAACAACCGATTGCCGAACTGGAAGCGAAGATTGAAGAACTGCGCAAGGTGGAGTTCGATAATGATATTAATATCTCCGACACATTGAAACAGTTGGAGCAAAAATGCGAAATGCTGACCGAAAGCATATTCACTAATCTATCGGATTGGCAGATCTCGCAGTTGTCCAGGCATCCCGGTAGGCCATATACATTGGATTATATCAGATTGATGTTTTCCGATTTTCATGAATTGCATGGCGACAGGGCTTATGCCGACGATCCCGCTATCGTTTGCGGATTGGCACGCCTGGATAGTCAGCCGGTCGTTATTATCGGGCATCAAAAAGGCCGCGACACCAAGGAAAAAATTTATCGCAATTTTGGCATGCCCCGCCCGGAAGGCTATCGTAAAGCGCTGCGGGTCATGAAGCTGGCCGAACGCTTCAAGTTGCCGATTATTACGCTGATCGATACGCCGGGGGCCTATCCGGGAATCGGTGCCGAGGAGCGTGGACAGAGCGAAGCGATTGCCCGCAATTTGTTTGAAATGTCGAAGTTGAGAACGCCAATTATTTGTACGGTAATCGGTGAGGGGGGCTCCGGCGGCGCATTGGCGATCGGCGTCGGCGACCGGTTGATCATGATGGAATACAGCACCTATGCGGTAATTTCGCCGGAAGGCTGTGCCTCGATTTTGTGGAAGAGCGCCGATAAATCGCAATTGGCGGCCGAGGCGATGGGGATTACCTCCGACCGGGTGCGGGAGCAGGGTTTCCTCGATGAAGTGGTTAGGGAGCCGCTGGGAGGTGGGCATCGTGATTTCAACAAGACTGCATTGAATTTACGCGAAACCCTGATCCGTCATATGGATGAATTGAAGTTGGAAGCCCAGGATATGGATAAATTATTGGAGAAACGCTACCAACGCATCATGCGCTATGGCTCCTTTAACGAGGAACCCGTCAAATAATATAGCAACGGGAATGCGTGCGTTTCGAAAGGCCGACCCGATCGGCCTTTTTTATTGCAGCAACAAAGTCGTATCGGCCTATGACCGCTTTATCCGTTGACCTGCTTGACCGGCTGGTACCTGAGCAGGCCGAGACAATTTTTGTCGGTTACAGTGGCGGCGTGGATTCCCATGTGCTGTTGCACCTGTGTGCGAGCAAATCGGCCTATCGGGACAAGGTGGTTGCGGTTTATGTGCATCATGGTCTGCAAGCCGAAGCGGATGCGTGGTCGCTGCATTGCCGTCAAGTTGCGGAAGCACTGGGCGTTGGATTCCGTGAATTACGGGTCGATGCCCGTCCAAAAAAAAGGCAAAGCCCGGAAGAGGCGGCCAGAATTGCCCGCTACACGGCTTTGGCCGAGTTGGTATTGCAACATGATGTATTGCTGGTCGCTCAACATAATGAAGATCAGCTGGAAACGGTTCTGCTGCAGTTGTTCAGGGGGAGCGGCGTGGCCGGCCTGGCGGCGATGCCGGAATGCATGCCGTTCGGCCAGGGAGTTCTGCTGCGGCCGCTGCTGGGCGAGGACAAGCGAAATATTGTTGGTTATGCCGAAAGCCATGGTTTGGCTTGGGTGGAAGATCCCAGCAATCAGGCGGTCGATTACGACCGTAATTTTCTGCGCAACACGATTATTCCCTTATTGAAACAGCGTTGGCCGGCGATTGCCAAAACGGTTTCCCGAAGCGCCAGGCATTGCGCTGAGGCTGCCGGGTTGCTCGATGATCTGGCGGGTAGTTTATTGGCGGATGTTTGCGGCCAACAAGACAGGTCGTTGGCTATTGACCGGTTATTATCGCTCGATAAGAGCCGGCGCGCCCTGGTGTTGCGGCATTGGTTCCAATTGAATGGCTTGAAGCCGCCTGGCGAGAAGATACTGCGGTCCATCATGTCCGAGGTCATCGGTGCCAGAGCCGATGCCGACCCCGAAATACAGTGCCAAGGACGGATGATTAAACGATTTCGGGGGCGCTTGTATTGCATTAGTCGAAATTTATTGTTGCAGGATAAGACTCAGCCTTGGCCTCAGGATAGCAATATAATACGGCGCAGCAATGGCTATCGGCTGCGCTTGATAGCCGCCGAAACAGGGATACCGGTCGGAATCTGGCGCCATGCCGAGGTGACGGTCAGGGTCAGGCAAGGGGGCGAGACGCTTGAATTACCGGGGCGCCAAGGTCGCCATGATTTGAAAAAATTGTTTCAGGAATTGTCGGTGCCGCCGTGGCTCAGACCGGTCGTCCCATTAATTTATTTGAATGGGCAATTAGCCGCTGTTGCGGGTTTTTACCTGGCGAGGCAGTTTTATAGTGCCGGTGGGGAACCTTGTTATCGCATAGAGTGGGAGCCGGATGAATAAAAAAGGAAAAGCTTGGTTAAAACTGATAAAATTCAACATTTTTGTTTAACTTGTCACCGGCGATAGAGAACAAATCATTTTTCATGACAAAATTTATTTTTATTACGGGTGGTGTTGTTTCATCATTGGGCAAAGGGATTGCGGCATCTTCACTGGCGGCGATTCTGGAGGATCGCGGCTTAAAGGTTACCATTACCAAATTGGATCCTTATATCAACGTCGATCCCGGCACGATGAGTCCTTTTCAGCATGGCGAGGTATTCGTTACCGCCGACGGCGCGGAAACCGATCTAGATTTGGGGCATTACGAGCGGTTTTTGAAAACCACGATGTCCAAGAAAAACAATTTCACGACGGGGCAGGTTTACGAAGAGGTATTGCGCAAGGAACGCAAGGGCGAATACCTGGGCGCCACGGTGCAGGTCATTCCCCATATTACCGATGAAATCAAACGACGGGTCTATGATAGTGCCGAAGGCATGGATGTGGCGATCATCGAGGTCGGTGGCACGGTCGGCGATATCGAGTCCCTGCCTTTTCTGGAAACGATACGCCAGATCGGGATTGAATTGGGGCGCGACCGCGCCATTTTCATTCACTTGACGCTGGTTCCATATATTAAGTCGGCCGGCGAAATCAAAACCAAACCGACCCAGCACTCGGTCAAGGAATTGCGAACCATCGGCATCCAGCCGGACATTCTAATTTGCCGCTCGGAACAGCCGATTCCTCCCAGCGAAAGGCACAAAATCGCCTTATTCACCAATGTCGCGGAAAGAGCGGTCATTTCGGCGATCGACGCCGATACGATCT
Proteins encoded in this region:
- a CDS encoding replication-associated recombination protein A; its protein translation is MNDLFSDPVDEFAPLASRMRPTSIDEFIGQDHLLTPGKSLRAAIDSGKIHSLIFWGPPGVGKTTLAKIIARTSHAHLIELSAVLAGVKEIRAAVNDARNLKASRGIDTILFIDEIHRFSKSQQDSLLGPIEDGSIKLFGATTENPSFELNNALLSRLRVYVLRSLEFIALKGLLTNALNDPERGLGNKALAVSDEILELIAKAADGDARRCLNILQICADLCETRNGKETITLDVLDEVLQGQLNRFDKRGDMFYDQISALHKSVRGTNPDGALYWFCRMIDGGCDPLYIGRRVVRIASEDIGNADPRGLQVALDACRAYERLGSPEGELALAQAVAYLACAPKSNAVYVAYKAAMAEAKASGSLDVPVHLKNAPTKLMKELGHGKDYRYAHNEEDAYAAGETYLPDTLKDHRYYFPVERGLEIKIKQKLESLQAKDKATKPSA
- the accA gene encoding acetyl-CoA carboxylase carboxyl transferase subunit alpha, whose amino-acid sequence is MDLKFLDFEQPIAELEAKIEELRKVEFDNDINISDTLKQLEQKCEMLTESIFTNLSDWQISQLSRHPGRPYTLDYIRLMFSDFHELHGDRAYADDPAIVCGLARLDSQPVVIIGHQKGRDTKEKIYRNFGMPRPEGYRKALRVMKLAERFKLPIITLIDTPGAYPGIGAEERGQSEAIARNLFEMSKLRTPIICTVIGEGGSGGALAIGVGDRLIMMEYSTYAVISPEGCASILWKSADKSQLAAEAMGITSDRVREQGFLDEVVREPLGGGHRDFNKTALNLRETLIRHMDELKLEAQDMDKLLEKRYQRIMRYGSFNEEPVK
- the tilS gene encoding tRNA lysidine(34) synthetase TilS, whose translation is MTALSVDLLDRLVPEQAETIFVGYSGGVDSHVLLHLCASKSAYRDKVVAVYVHHGLQAEADAWSLHCRQVAEALGVGFRELRVDARPKKRQSPEEAARIARYTALAELVLQHDVLLVAQHNEDQLETVLLQLFRGSGVAGLAAMPECMPFGQGVLLRPLLGEDKRNIVGYAESHGLAWVEDPSNQAVDYDRNFLRNTIIPLLKQRWPAIAKTVSRSARHCAEAAGLLDDLAGSLLADVCGQQDRSLAIDRLLSLDKSRRALVLRHWFQLNGLKPPGEKILRSIMSEVIGARADADPEIQCQGRMIKRFRGRLYCISRNLLLQDKTQPWPQDSNIIRRSNGYRLRLIAAETGIPVGIWRHAEVTVRVRQGGETLELPGRQGRHDLKKLFQELSVPPWLRPVVPLIYLNGQLAAVAGFYLARQFYSAGGEPCYRIEWEPDE